One genomic segment of Dehalogenimonas alkenigignens includes these proteins:
- the ilvN gene encoding acetolactate synthase small subunit, which translates to MASNKHTIVALVADRPGVLNRMASLFRRRGFNIDSIAVGHSETPHLSRMTIVAEGSDTQVEQIRKQVEKIVDVIRVQDISGLNIVSRELALIKVKSTPETRSEIMQIVDIFRAKIVDVSADSVMVEATGDEEKVDSLYNLLKPFGVKEISRTGRIAMARGDQGNRRDENEG; encoded by the coding sequence ATGGCCAGCAACAAGCATACTATCGTCGCCCTGGTGGCCGACCGCCCCGGTGTCCTCAACCGTATGGCCAGCCTGTTCCGCCGCCGAGGTTTCAACATTGACTCCATCGCCGTAGGCCACTCGGAGACGCCGCACCTTTCGCGCATGACCATTGTCGCCGAGGGTTCCGACACCCAGGTGGAGCAGATCCGCAAACAGGTGGAGAAAATCGTTGATGTCATCCGGGTTCAAGACATCTCCGGCCTGAACATCGTCTCCCGGGAACTGGCCCTCATCAAGGTCAAATCGACGCCGGAAACCCGCTCCGAGATCATGCAGATCGTGGACATCTTCCGGGCGAAAATCGTTGATGTATCGGCCGACTCGGTGATGGTCGAAGCCACCGGCGACGAGGAAAAAGTGGATTCGCTATATAACCTCTTAAAGCCTTTCGGCGTTAAAGAGATCTCCCGTACCGGCCGCATCGCCATGGCCCGCGGCGACCAGGGCAACCGACGAGATGAGAACGAGGGCTGA
- the ilvB gene encoding biosynthetic-type acetolactate synthase large subunit, producing the protein MKLTGAQILCESLLKEGVDTIFGYPGGQVLPLYHTLTQYPKLRHILVRHEQGAVHAADAYARVTGRVGVCFATSGPGATNLITGLANAYIDSVPMVAVTGQVPRAMIGRDAFQEADITGITIPITKHNYLVMDIGDLARTVKEAFYIAGTGRPGPVLIDLPRDIQQEATEFHYPARVNLPGYKPTLAGNPLQVKKAAKLLAEAKKPVLIAGHGVRISGAYHELKHLAETLQLPVITTLLGISAFPESHELSFGMMGMHGSAYANMAITGCDLIIAVGMRFDDRATGKIAAFAPHARVIHIDIDPAEIGKNVKVDVPIVGDVKTVLVELNKEISAKRHDEWLAQIRDWKRQYPSGFEIRESDSILPQYVIRKIWEVTKGDATVVTGVGQHQMFAAQHFFYDKPNSFITSGGLGTMGFELPAAFGAQTGLPGQTVWCIAGDGSFQMTVQELGTIRQENAPVKVAVINNGYLGMVRQWQELFYERNYSATPLWCPDFVRISEAYSIPAECVTKKTEVVPAINRAMAAQGPYIINFVVEPEENVYPMVPPGAGIDQILHEPRKEAS; encoded by the coding sequence ATGAAACTGACTGGCGCTCAGATATTGTGTGAAAGCCTGCTCAAAGAGGGTGTCGACACCATCTTCGGCTACCCTGGCGGCCAGGTGCTGCCGCTGTATCACACCCTGACCCAGTACCCCAAACTGCGCCACATCCTGGTCCGCCACGAACAGGGAGCCGTCCATGCCGCTGACGCCTACGCCCGCGTTACCGGACGGGTCGGCGTTTGTTTCGCTACCTCCGGCCCCGGTGCCACCAACCTCATCACCGGACTGGCCAACGCCTATATTGATTCGGTACCCATGGTGGCGGTCACCGGGCAGGTGCCGCGGGCCATGATCGGCCGCGACGCCTTCCAGGAAGCCGACATCACCGGCATCACCATTCCTATCACCAAGCACAATTACCTGGTTATGGATATCGGCGATCTGGCCAGGACGGTCAAGGAAGCGTTCTATATCGCCGGCACCGGCCGCCCCGGCCCGGTGCTCATTGACCTGCCGCGCGACATCCAGCAGGAGGCAACCGAGTTTCACTACCCGGCTCGGGTCAACCTGCCCGGCTACAAGCCGACGCTTGCGGGCAACCCGCTGCAGGTCAAGAAGGCGGCAAAACTGCTGGCGGAGGCTAAAAAACCGGTACTCATCGCCGGACACGGCGTGCGCATCTCCGGCGCCTACCACGAACTGAAACACCTGGCGGAGACGCTGCAGCTTCCGGTCATAACCACGCTGCTGGGCATCTCCGCTTTCCCGGAGAGCCATGAGTTGTCGTTCGGCATGATGGGCATGCACGGCTCGGCCTACGCCAACATGGCCATCACCGGCTGCGACCTGATCATCGCCGTCGGCATGCGCTTTGACGACCGGGCCACCGGCAAGATTGCCGCCTTCGCGCCGCATGCCAGAGTCATCCATATTGACATCGACCCGGCTGAAATCGGCAAGAACGTCAAAGTGGACGTTCCCATCGTCGGCGATGTCAAGACGGTGCTGGTCGAACTCAACAAGGAAATATCCGCCAAGCGACACGACGAATGGCTGGCGCAGATCCGGGACTGGAAACGGCAGTATCCGTCTGGTTTCGAAATCCGGGAGTCGGACAGTATCCTGCCGCAATACGTCATCCGCAAAATATGGGAGGTGACCAAAGGCGACGCTACGGTGGTGACCGGAGTCGGCCAGCACCAGATGTTCGCCGCCCAGCACTTCTTTTACGACAAACCCAACAGCTTCATCACCTCCGGCGGCCTGGGTACCATGGGCTTCGAGCTGCCGGCTGCCTTCGGCGCCCAGACCGGACTGCCGGGACAGACAGTGTGGTGCATCGCCGGGGACGGCAGTTTCCAGATGACCGTCCAGGAGCTGGGCACCATTCGCCAGGAGAACGCCCCGGTCAAGGTCGCCGTCATCAACAACGGCTACCTGGGCATGGTGCGCCAGTGGCAGGAACTCTTCTATGAGCGCAACTACTCGGCCACGCCGCTGTGGTGCCCGGATTTCGTCCGTATCTCCGAAGCCTACAGCATTCCGGCAGAATGCGTCACCAAAAAGACCGAGGTCGTCCCGGCCATCAACAGGGCCATGGCCGCCCAGGGGCCGTACATCATTAACTTCGTCGTCGAGCCGGAGGAGAACGTCTATCCCATGGTGCCGCCGGGCGCGGGCATCGACCAGATACTCCACGAGCCGCGGAAGGAGGCCTCCTGA
- the ilvD gene encoding dihydroxy-acid dehydratase: MRSDSIKKGAERAPHRALLRSLGVSPADFNKPFIGVVNSFTDVVPGHQHLRGIGEAVRAGVRQAGGVPFEFNTIAICDGLAMNHSGMKYSLASRELIADTVEVMAQAHAFDGLVFIPNCDKVIPGMLMAAVRLNIPAVFISGGPMLAGRLNVDGEVKAVDLNSVFEAVGQFVKGGISAEKLEEIEGAACPGCGSCSGLFTANTMNCLTEALGMGLPGNGTIPAVDQRRYTLAHRAGETILRLVAEDLRPRDVITPKAIHNAFVVDVALGGSSNSVLHLEAIAHEAGIEFPLEKINEISDHTPCLCRIRPAGEHHIEDLDLAGGIPAVMKELSSRLNLDARSVSGGSIGDVIEEAPFGDGAVIRHAANPYTTKGGIAILFGNLAPEGAVVKRSAVAQEMMVHSGPARVFDSEEAVTAGIMAGKIQAGDVVVIRYEGPRGGPGMREMLTPTSMLAGMGLDKSVALITDGRFSGATRGASIGHVAPEAALSGPIAAIEEGDIIDINIPGQRLSVRLSDNEIARRLKTLPHFEPKIKTGYLKRYAAQVSSAARGAVFAD, translated from the coding sequence AAGGCGCCGAACGAGCCCCCCACCGCGCTCTGTTGCGCTCCCTGGGCGTAAGTCCTGCTGATTTCAACAAACCTTTCATCGGCGTAGTCAACAGTTTCACTGACGTGGTGCCTGGTCACCAGCACCTGCGCGGTATCGGTGAAGCGGTCAGAGCCGGAGTCCGCCAGGCCGGCGGCGTGCCTTTCGAATTCAACACTATCGCTATCTGCGACGGCCTGGCGATGAATCATAGCGGTATGAAATACTCGCTGGCATCCCGGGAACTGATAGCCGATACCGTGGAGGTGATGGCCCAGGCCCATGCCTTCGACGGACTGGTTTTTATCCCCAATTGCGACAAGGTCATTCCCGGTATGCTCATGGCGGCGGTGCGGCTCAATATCCCGGCCGTCTTCATCAGTGGCGGGCCGATGCTGGCCGGGCGCCTCAATGTGGATGGCGAGGTTAAAGCGGTCGACCTCAACTCGGTTTTCGAAGCAGTAGGCCAATTTGTTAAGGGCGGCATTTCTGCGGAGAAATTGGAAGAGATCGAGGGTGCGGCCTGCCCCGGTTGCGGTTCCTGCTCCGGATTGTTCACCGCCAACACCATGAACTGCCTCACTGAGGCGCTGGGTATGGGTCTGCCGGGCAACGGCACCATCCCGGCCGTCGATCAACGGCGGTATACCCTAGCTCACCGGGCCGGAGAGACAATCCTAAGACTGGTTGCCGAGGATCTTCGGCCGCGTGATGTCATCACGCCCAAGGCTATTCACAACGCCTTCGTCGTCGATGTCGCCCTGGGCGGCAGTTCCAACTCGGTGCTCCATTTAGAAGCTATCGCTCACGAGGCAGGCATCGAGTTCCCTTTAGAGAAGATCAATGAGATTTCAGACCATACGCCCTGCCTCTGCCGCATCCGGCCGGCCGGCGAGCACCATATTGAAGACCTTGATCTGGCCGGCGGCATTCCGGCGGTAATGAAAGAATTGTCCTCGCGGTTGAATCTTGATGCGAGGAGCGTCAGCGGCGGCTCGATCGGCGATGTCATCGAAGAAGCCCCATTCGGCGACGGCGCCGTTATCCGGCACGCGGCAAACCCCTACACAACAAAAGGCGGCATCGCTATCCTTTTCGGCAATCTGGCCCCGGAGGGAGCGGTGGTCAAGCGTTCGGCCGTTGCTCAAGAAATGATGGTCCATTCCGGACCGGCCCGTGTCTTCGATTCTGAAGAAGCGGTAACCGCAGGCATCATGGCCGGTAAAATCCAAGCCGGTGACGTGGTGGTCATCCGATACGAAGGACCCCGCGGCGGGCCGGGCATGAGAGAAATGCTGACGCCGACCTCGATGCTGGCCGGCATGGGACTCGATAAATCGGTAGCCCTCATCACCGACGGTCGGTTTTCCGGAGCCACCCGGGGCGCCTCAATCGGCCATGTTGCGCCGGAGGCGGCGCTGTCCGGACCTATCGCCGCCATCGAGGAAGGCGACATTATCGACATCAACATTCCCGGCCAACGCCTGAGTGTGAGGCTGTCTGACAACGAGATCGCCCGGCGGTTGAAAACACTTCCACATTTTGAACCGAAAATCAAAACGGGCTATTTGAAACGCTATGCCGCCCAGGTGTCTTCCGCCGCCCGCGGCGCCGTCTTCGCCGACTAG